In a single window of the Raphanus sativus cultivar WK10039 chromosome 9, ASM80110v3, whole genome shotgun sequence genome:
- the LOC108825818 gene encoding NDR1/HIN1-like protein 26 yields MSQISETSPKHCAKKGGININNRRRKKLFFTFSTFFSGLLLIIFLIWLTLHPAKPEFSLTEADIYTLNLSSSATHLLNSSIQLTLLSKNPNKKVGIYYDKLLVYAAYRGQQITSEASLPPFYQSHEEINLLTAFLQGNELPVAQSFGYQIVRDRAVGKVIIGMKMDGKLRWKIGTFVSGAYRFNVNCVAIVAFGPNMTTDPLPSIQGTRCSTDIIRYTE; encoded by the coding sequence ATGTCTCAAATCTCCGAAACTTCTCCAAAGCATTGCGCCAAGAAAGGAGGGATTAACATCAACAACCGTCGACGCAAGAAACTCTTCTTCACATTCTCAACTTTCTTCAGCGGCCTTCtcctcatcatcttcctcatctGGCTTACCCTCCATCCCGCAAAACCCGAGTTCTCCCTCACAGAAGCCGATATCTACACCCTCAACCTTTCCTCCTCCGCCACTCATCTCCTCAACTCCTCAATCCAGCTCACTCTCCTCTCCAAGAACCCTAACAAAAAAGTTGGAATCTACTACGACAAGCTACTCGTATACGCAGCTTACAGAGGGCAACAAATAACATCAGAAGCTTCTCTACCACCTTTTTATCAATCCCACGAAGAAATCAATCTTTTGACAGCCTTTCTTCAAGGGAATGAGCTACCCGTTGCTCAGTCTTTTGGCTACCAAATCGTTCGTGATCGGGCAGTCGGTAAAGTAATCATTGGTATGAAGATGGACGGGAAGCTAAGGTGGAAGATCGGGACGTTTGTCTCTGGTGCGTACCGGTTTAATGTGAACTGTGTTGCAATCGTTGCTTTTGGACCGAACATGACCACTGATCCATTACCTTCAATACAAGGGACTCGTTGCTCTACCGATATAATAAGATATACTGAATAA